The DNA window aggccagtcaagttcttccacactgatctcggcaaaccatttctgtatggacctcactttgtgcacgggggcaatgtcatgctgaaacaggaaagggccttcctcaaacagttgccacaaagttggaagcacagaatcgtctagaaaagtggttcccaaactttttatagtcccatacctctttaaacattcaacctccagggcatcagtgtcttaacagcgcgatttgccaaggcaggatactttgagcgcagcccaatccaggcagtaaagaaaactttaaggtCGTCTCTCAATTTTTAAAAACGTGttaatactttgccccttgataaccacagcacttctgtatgttgtaaaagcgttacatggtcgctgcccatatcattacatagtgcagaaaatacacaagagttcaggggccttgctttaacaaagttaaccattttcactgttgtgtccaaaacgtctttcaagctgtcaggcattccctttgCAGCAAGACCCTCTCGGTTGTAGCtgtagtgtacccaagtggcatcgggagcaactgcttgcacgttattttcaagttttctactccgctagccagcacctcgtctaaataggtgtgcgtttctttttcttttagactgtgagcttgtgtgacctacagATTCACCGCTGAGCCAAttgggcagctctaacagggcagaaatttgacgaactgacttgctggaaaggtggcatcctatgatggtgccacattgaaaatcAATGAGGTCTTCAGTaggggccattctactgtcaatgtttgtctatggagattgcatggctttgtgctcgattttatacacctgtcagcaacgggtgtggctgaaatagccgaatacactaatttgaagcgttgtccacatacctttggccatgtagtgtatatcagATTAGAGCTTTGATAACAATATTACCCATCTGCTTGTTTGGAAACTGCAGGACCTCCAAACCAGTTGGGTATGTGGTGTGAGTTGTCTGTGCATCAGCATAGTAGTACACCTATCAAAGAGAAACAATGGAGTTATAAAaaatccccccaccccccccattgttattttttacattttgttaatGAAATGAAGAAGACGGGCGTCCGGCAAAGCAGTAGAAAACAATGCATGACATATTCTGCTGTTCTATTACGTGTGCAGTGATGTCCCAGGGGATTTGTTGTTGTTTGCAGTCATTTCTTTTTTGTTGTAATATCCCAAATGCACATGGCAGTTTCACCAAtgaaggattccagctttaaggcATTAGTTACAGTTACTGGCATAGTCCCCAGTACGACATATTACTCACCACTTTCCCATCTGCCAGTATGTGTTTGACATCTCCGTTGAAGAATGTGACAGTTACGGACTTCTGGTCAGCAGTGATCTCTTTTCTAGTTCCATTGCGGAATGTAAATACACGCCAGCCATTGGTGAAAAGTTGTTCTATCTGTGTATCAGAGCAATATCATGGCATGTAGGGCGCATTATTATTGTTTCACTATGAGTGGTAACTCTGTTAGTGGGATACTTTGgaattggtgaaatgaaactTCACTGAAAGGGCAGAAAATGATATAATTCATACAAGTACTTGTTCAAAGAAATAACAACGTAGGGGAATTTTCCTACCTTACCATCTGGATAGTGTATTTCTTCACACACGTCATTGTTTATGCCCTTGTGTGTTGTGTGGGTGGAGTTACCACTCATCGCTCCTGGATTCAAACGTGGTTCCTGTAATAACAAATGAGGGATTGTTAAAGCTGTCCAAGATGGTCCAAGACCTTGGCAAGGAACTATAGTATCTCAGAAACACAGCCATCCAAAAAGGTAGCTTAGCAGTTAAGAGTTTTGggatagtaaccgaaaggttgctggtttgaatcccgagcCGGCTACAATAGGTGAAAAATCTTacgatttttatatttttttatgtcacctttatttaaccaggtaggccagttgagaacaagttctcatgtacaactgctacctggccaagataaaacaaagcagtgcgacaaaaactacaacacagagttacacatgggataaacaaacgtagtcaataacacagcagaaaaatctatgtactgtacagtgtgtgcaaatgtagtaagagtgcccttgagcaaggcacttaaccccaattgctcctgtaagacgctctggataaaagcgtctgctaaattactcaaatgtttgAAGTGAGCAAAATAATAATCTACCTATGTAGAACTGGTTATTTCAGTAACTTTAGTTGATTACTATACACATCAGAACCTCTGCTAGGCTTCATTACCCTGTGTTCTGACTCTGAGCTGGAGTATTTGCTGACCGATGGTGTGGCGCTCCTGCTCTGTCGACCTTTCGCCTCCGTCTCCTTTTCCACTGACCGACCCAAACCCTGAAGACAGCGAGAATTAGTGGGCTATTTCATAGTGGTTGTTTGTTACATGTAGCAGTGTATTACAATCGACTGATGCTGTCTGAGTACCATGTTACAGACATATGTACCTGATCTCTGTTGCTCTCACGCTGCTTTAAGAGACAGTCATTTGTGTGATGGGTGTCCTCAAAACTGACTGAATTTGATGAAAGGCCTGTTGTGAATGAAATTAACATCACTGCCAAATCAATTGATTGACTGTATAGTAAATACAGAACAGACTAGAGTACTTACTTAAGGAGGCAGGTCCCCAATCCCTTGTGCTTTGAGCATTGGTAGGATAGTTGTGATAAGGCTAAGGAAAGAATCAAGTCACATGATAATTATAAACACTAGCCTTCTCATTTCATGCTTCTTTTGAGGAAGACACAAAGAACATCCGTTAGTCTAAATTGTTAATAAGGGACATTAGGCTACTGTACATTTTCATTTGCAATATACAATATGTTTAGCTGGCCTTGATGACCCCTGAACGTGTCACATGCAGTTTTAAAGACAACCTTTTGTCCAGTTTGGATTAAATTGCATTTTAACTGTGCTTGTTCCATCTATTATTGAACCTTGGTTCAAAAGTGTTCATACATTATGAAGAAGGAAAAACTATTGAAAAGTAAAATCAGGTTTTAACACTTAAGTTTCTTAGAATTGGCAATGAGTATATTCATTACACAGTATAAATAATGAATAATGGGCAGAGTCACTAATCTGACACGGCCCATTGTAAATCGCTATAAATTATTAGTGGGGTGCTTAAAGACCACTTCAGAACACATTTTATACTTGATACTTATTACATTTAGCCTAACAAGTTGACTGCAGTCAGACTGCAGTCTATCTCTGAAAAGACTTGAGATAAAATACAACATATACCTCTAAAATGGTAAATGAGCTGAAAATACAATGTCAAGTTGATCTGAATCACATGGAATATAtagtactgtaaaaaaaaaaaaaaaaaaaaaaaattgccttcaggtttctatgtttgttttaaaCAGAATACATTACTTGATTGTTTGCCAGACTGATTATAAGATTCATACTGACTGTGTCCATTTTACTGTAAGCTGCACTCTTCTGGACAGGTGGTTTGTTGAATGCAGGAGTAGCACTTCTGCTGTGGACGACTGAAGGAGCTGGTTCAGAAACCATATGTGACAATTTTCTTTGATCAGGAATCTGAGGAACAAATACcatattatagacatattataaCATCCTCTATTCTGGTTGATGCCCCTCTATCTACTGTATTAGTGTAGTTACTTCAGGGAATGTTGTGAGCTGTTCTTTCATAATTGAAAAGGTTAGGACAAGTGTTGCAAAATTCtgtgaactttcaataaattccatgGTTTTCCCTGAAATCCCGGTTGGATGAAATCAGGAATCATCCAACCAGGACTTCTGGAAAACTAGGccatttattgaaagttcccagaattttGCAATCCTAGTTAGATCTGAGTGAGGTAGAAAGGGCTGATCTTAGATCAGTTGAGCAGGAAGTAAACCAGCTCTGTTTGATCAATGGAAAATTATGAGCACAGAGGGGAGCTGTCGGTTGGTTTCTGTAAACTTAAATGATTTCTGCCCAAATATAGTTAGATCTCTTAGAAATACAGCCCCAAAGCTATTTCCTGTTAGGATAAAACTGCGAGCCTCATGGCTTTCATATGGTCTGTagctatactgtatacagtacccGCACCTTGGACTTTGCAGCTGGAAAACTGCCAACTGTTGACCTTCTGGCTGGGTTTCCACTGTGACTGGAACAACTTGAAGATCTCCTCTCCCTTATCCTCTGACTAGTAGCTCTATGAATATCCTCAGACACCTGGACATATGGATTATATACTGATAGTTAATGAGCTCTACTGACACCTTGATACCACTGATGACTGATCCTTTTTGGACACAGAACACTGATGAGGTCAGAAAGTATTGTCATTAGTAGATGAGAGAAGTGTTACAAGTTATTGTATAAACTGACTTAAAGTATGGAATGGGTTAGTAGTGGGTTATTACTCAGGGTTCATGGGTTACTCATGGGTTATTACTTAGGTACAGTATATCTTCTTACAGCGCTCTCTGCCCCTATGTGAGATGCAGTGGCTGTGTCAGGACTACTCCCTGCCACTTGGTGGCTGTGTTCAGGAGCACTGAGCTTGTCACGCAGCTCCACATTCTCTCTGGTCAGGGCTTCCACCTGGTTCTGCAGCAGATGATGAGCCTGGGACCAGTGGGACTCCCGACTAGAGAACTGCTCCTGAAGAGCTAGAATCTGCTGCCTGAGATCCTGAGTtcacacgcaggcacgcacacacggacacacacagacatgaagacacccacgcatgaacacacacacaccctggatgAGAGTGAGACAAACCAACCAATGTGGTGGATATTGGACTCATGTTCACAGTTTGGATGTTGGGTGTTTGTTGGGTGTTTGTTTATAAAGCTGTACGTTATAAACTGttacagatgtgggatcttaatttgaccagtattgttGTAGCAAAAATAATCctacattttttttgtatgtttagtccataatgttgcttgatcggtagttaggctattagctggacaaaagtaggctacatgaaagTGCAATACTGTCAATATAACCCGCGTTGGAgcgggttttcagtgaatttatggaAATcacgaagctcatctgcatttcccgCGGCGCAGGAAAATTCACAGCAAcgaaagagtgatcaaattaagatccttcaACGGTATCATCAGGTCAGGACAAGCAAAGGGGATGCGTTTGATTCTGTCATAAAAAGGTAACACTGACTTATTCACACCTTATGAGACAGGAAATGCATCGCTCCGTTCCATGTTAATGTTGGTCAGTAGGAAACTGATAGGCGCTGAGACAGAATGCACCTGACTCCTATGACGCTCCACGACTTATGTGCACCTCACGGACATTCATTACTCACTCACAAATGACGTTATATCGATACCACATACGGTAGGTTGTTTTAGGCCTCAAGGCTTTATGAGATTCTGATGGACACATTTGTTTTACTAAGGTCTATTAAGATCAGTCACATAATGACTTTACCTGACCATCACCAACGTCTAGTTTAGCAGAAAACGGTTGATTCTTCAACACCTGGCCTTCTGTATGGgtgaatggggatccataactGCTGTGGTGGCCATCTCTGTCACAGCACTCTATTTGGTCCATTCTCTTTCTGTGTAAAACCCACATTTCAGTGGAAATGAAAGAAAAAACGACATTTCTGATGAAGAACATGATAGGTTTCTGATATTGCAATTCCTGAAGTGCTCAAATTCTTTATAATCTCGTGGATCATATATCATCAGTGGTTTTTTACATAGTTTCATGTCTCTAGCACGTCATCACAATCAGATACGGCACAGACACATTTTCCGGGGCATCACATTATGAAAACTAACCAAACTGTCCCTGTACATTTTACCTGAGGAGTTCCATTGCTCTCTCTTGTTCCGTTTTCATCTTGTCCAACAAATCACGATTCTCTTCTGCTTTTATTCCGCTGTGTGGCTTTGACACGGTCTGATTTGCTTGAAGGAGGTTAAAGTGACTGTTAGTAGAGAGAAGACCTCTTCAAAGAATAACATGTCATGTAGCATGGAAACTGGTACACATTATTACATGATTCATGTCTGTGTTCTTCATTATAGCAGTTCAATTACATAGGTGAGTCTAGCCAAAATAAACAGTACACTCACCCAGCTTGAACCCCTGGTGATGTCTGCTCTTTACGGTCTCTTTAGTTCTAGGTGTTACTTTAGGGACCATGCTGGGTTTGAGCTCTGCAGAGGAGGGACGTTTTGCCTTTATGTCTGttcccctgctgctgctgctccccaGTGGCAGGGCTCTCTCTGTGCTTGTTTTCCTTGCAGACTGTGGGTATAATGGACGTGGTTCTGTCTTGTGCCAGTTTATGTCCCGGAGCTCTGTTTCACTGTCACTGCTGGAGCAGGAGCTagatgggtggtggtggtggtggagagtgGGTCCATGGGTGGGAAAAGGTCTGGAGGGCAGGCTATCCCCAGCCTCGCTGGGGGCATCGCTGGCGTAGTCCCCATCGGACAGGTCCAGGTTCTGGTCCTTGTGTCCGAGCCGTGGGGGAGACGGGAGGGTGGGCTGCTGGTGGCACTGAGAGTTAGGGTTGTCCTCGTCACTGTTAGAACTACTCAGAGATAGGAGAGACATCACTGCTGTAGACCCGCTTTGAGATTTTGAAATATTGGTGAAATTGGAGTGTGTGACATTTTTCCCGTCCGCAGTCTCTGATGAGACCGGCCCATTGTCAGTGACTCTAACTATGTGGTCGTTGACTGTCTTGAAGCCAACATTTACTGCCTGAGCTTTGACCTTAGGTTGGCCCATGTTGTTTGGTTGTGCAGTACTATCAAAAGGCTGCAATGCCAAATGTGGCTCCTTCACCTCAAGTTGTTTATGGACAAGGTCCCTCATAGCAGCATACACATGATTCTGTGACACCACCTCATCACTTAGCTCCACGGAGGTCAAACTCGGCGATCTCACAAGCCGTTTATGGGATGTTGTAACGCCCAACAGATCTCTCCTGTCTCTAGTATCAACACTAGATGCAGTGTTTTCAGTGGCCTTGCTTTGAGTATTTTCTGTGGGCTTTggtgtcctctcctgtctggccGTTTGATTaactctgttgtctctctctcgtgtggcaGGTCCTGTTGTCTTTTCCCAGGACTCAGAAAGAGCAGGGCAGCTCCTCTGGGAGATCAGTAAAGGCTTGACCCTGAGTCTGGTCCTGTCACTGAGCTGTAGGGAGGGGGCTGATGAGCGTCTCTGCTGGCTGCCATAACTCACCTTCCTGGGCTGCTGGCTGAGTGAGAGGGAGGCCCTGCGCCAGGTCTTCTGCTGCACACTGTCCTTACCCCTCTCTATCCTGGACACGCCCTTCCCTTTCTTCAGGAAGTAtcttctctctgtgactctccTGGCCTCCCTGCTGTCCTGAAAAGGGACCAGCTGCTTAGATACAGTAGATAACTTATTTTAGATGACATGGttacaaagtgtaatgaatagaTTATGTATAATGGTCAGAGCATGAACTACTCTGAAAGTAGGCCATATGCAAATCCTCTTTGCACTCCATACCTGCTTGTTGTTTTGCTGTGCATATTCATCAACTTTCAGCTGTTCCTCCACAAATTCCtgaaatgttttctctctctctttgacagcAGGCCTAATGGGTCTTCAATAGTGTGACAGGTCAGTTAACGTATAGAAAAAATGGTATGGAATATCAAATGACCACAACTCACTTGTGGATTCTTCACTATCATTAGCTGACAgtaaaatatgtgtatgtgaccaataaaatgtgatgtttgatttgatttgaaaggtgATACATGTTGAATAGAAATATCATTACAGTACCTGTCCTCTGGGCTTCTGGGTGGCTGTCTACGTGTCCCAAATGGGCTGACAGTACAGACTTCTTTGTCTTCCCCCTGCTCTGCAGCTTCCTCTTTGATAGGAGAGAGGTTCCTCTGCTCTCTTCCATCTTTATTTGGAAGAATGCTCTCTATAATTCACATGATAAGATGAATCACATATCAACACAATTTAAATTCTGTATTAATAAAAAAGAAAAGATGGACAAAGTTCAGTACTGACTTCTGGGTAAAATTGTTATGTAAATGAGGATTCATGTACTCAACAGAATACATTTTACAGTGTAAAATGAAGAGAAACAGAACCAAGAAACAATTCTAAATGCCTCcgtactttaaataatactttaaATAATTATACTGGAGTTCTGTGACTTAGTTGCTGTTAACCAGCTCTGGATCCAGTTTTGACAAAACCCTCCTGGATATTTAAATAAGTTAATAATTTACTCCTGTTTTTCTATAATCATGACGATCTATCGAAAAGCAATTGATAATGTATTTGCAATATGATCGGAAACACTTAGAATAGGTTGAAATAGGTAATGTCCTTCAATTGGCTTTGAAAACAATACCCTGGAAAATCAGTCTGTCATCTCAGACTTATCTGAACTGGATACTGTCGGGTTCTGATTTCTTGAAATGTACTTATTCATgccactgagggagagaggggaatgtataacatttacattctgtcaggatatgttatcattagccatcagggatcctatGGGAGGAGGACAGACAGTCTGGTACCAGTCACCATGATAACCATGAGTTGGGGACTAGTGAGGACTTTGCGGTAGAGGTCAGttcagatgaagtgaggaagaacagatatcactaaggttctgtctagcaacagagatgtaatggctgttcagatgtgtaggaggagactcagcataggagaaagggttaaatatcagtgcttgtgtgaatatgTTTTTGTCAAATCAGAGGTTCAATGCTTTGGGAAGACtaaacttggtttaagctttcaGTGTCCGTCGAGTTCTTACTCTGGTAATTAGAACCTAATACTAAACTGCAGAATGAGTTTAAGGTTTGTGGGTGGCACACCAAAAAAATAACACGCCAAAAATAGCATGCCAAACTCCAGCTCACAgctcaaaagtttgggttcacttagaaatggccttgtttttgaaagaaaagcacattttttgtccattaaattaatacgcctcacaagttctcaactggcagcttcattaaatagtacccgcaaaaccccagtctcaacgtcaacagtgaagaggcgcctccgggatgctggccttctaggcagagttgcaaagaaaaatacatatctcagactggccaataaaaataaatgattaagacgGGTAAACgaacactggacagaggatctctgcatagaaggccagcatcccggagtcgcctcttcactgttgacattgagactggtgttttgcgggtactatttaatgaagctgccagttgaggacttgtgaggcgtctgtttctcaaactagacactctaatgtacttgtactcttgctcagttgtgcaccggggcctcccactcctctttctattctggttagagcctgtttgcgctgttctgtgaagggagtagtacacagcgttgtacgagatcttcagtttcttggcaatttctcacatggaatagccttaatttctcagaataagaatagactgacgagtttcagaagaaagttctttgtgcCTGAAGAAAttcatttgtttctggccattttgagcctgcaatcgaacccacaaatgctgatgctctagatactcaactagtctaaagaaggccagttttattgcttccttaatcagaacaacagttttccaTTGGAATACAGGattgatgattgctgataatgggcctctgtgcgcctatgtagataatccataaaatatctgccatttccagc is part of the Oncorhynchus tshawytscha isolate Ot180627B linkage group LG18, Otsh_v2.0, whole genome shotgun sequence genome and encodes:
- the si:ch211-140l13.3 gene encoding centromere protein J yields the protein MVSEPAPSVVHSRSATPAFNKPPVQKSAAYSKMDTPYHNYPTNAQSTRDWGPASLSLSSNSVSFEDTHHTNDCLLKQRESNRDQGLGRSVEKETEAKGRQSRSATPSVSKYSSSESEHREPRLNPGAMSGNSTHTTHKGINNDVCEEIHYPDGKIEQLFTNGWRVFTFRNGTRKEITADQKSVTVTFFNGDVKHILADGKVVYYYADAQTTHTTYPTGLEVLQFPNKQMEKHHPDGRREIVFPDQTIKYLYPDGREESIFPDGTVVKLSESGEKTVEFNNGQREIHTSQYKRREYPDGTLKTVYSNGRQETKFPSGRVRIKDKDGIIIIDKK